The proteins below are encoded in one region of Vulpes lagopus strain Blue_001 chromosome 10, ASM1834538v1, whole genome shotgun sequence:
- the CHMP1A gene encoding charged multivesicular body protein 1a, which translates to MDDTLFQLKFTAKQLEKLAKKAEKDSKAEQAKVKKALQQKNVECARVYAENAIRKKNEGVNWLRMASRVDAVASKVQTAVTMKGVTKNMAQVTKALDRALSTMDLQKVSAVMDRFEQQVQNLDVHTAVMEDSMSSATTLTTPQEQVDSLIMQIAEENGLEVLDQLNQLPEGASAVGESSVRSQEDQLSRRLAALRN; encoded by the exons TTCACAGCAAAGCAGCTAGAGAAGCTGGccaagaaagcagaaaaggacTCCAAGGCAGAGCAGGCCAAGGTGAAGAAG GCCCTCCAGCAGAAGAACGTAGAATGTGCCCGTGTGTACGCTGAGAACGCCATCCGCAAGAAGAATGAAGGTGTGAACTGGCTCCGTATGGCATCCCGTGTGGATGCAGTGGCCTCCAAGGTGCAGACGGCCGTGACCATGAAGGGG GTGACCAAGAACATGGCCCAGGTGACCAAAGCCCTGGACAGGGCGCTAAGCACCATGGACTTGCAGAAGGTCTCTGCGGTGATGGATAGGTTCGAGCAACAGGTTCAGAACTTGGATGTGCATACAGCG GTGATGGAGGACTCCATGAGCTCGGCCACCACACTGACCACGCCGCAGGAACAGGTGGATAGCCTCATCATGCAGATCGCTGAGGAGAACGGCCTGGAGGTCCTGGACCAGCTCAACCAGCTGCCTGAGGGCGCCTCTGCCGTGGGCGAGAGCTCCGTGCGCAGCCAAGAGGACCAGCTGTCTCGGAG GTTGGCCGCCCTGAGAAACTAG